Part of the Halorussus sp. MSC15.2 genome is shown below.
TCCCCCAGATTCAGATGCACGGCGGCAGCGCGGCCATCCAGAACATCGACCGCGAGACAGGAGAAGTTCACATCCAACTGGGCGGCGCGTGCAGTGGCTGTGGCATCTCGCCGATGACGATTCAGGCCATCAAGAGCCGCATGGTGAAGGAGATTCCCGAAATCGAGCAGGTTCACGCCGACACCGGTATGGACGGCGGTGGCGGTATGGGCGGCAGTGGCGGCATGAGTCCGTCGTTCCCCGGCGAGACGACCGACGACGGCGAGGACAGCGACGAAGGTCCGCAGGCTCCCTTCTAAGTCCGGATTGTCGCACGGAAACGTCCCGATTCTTCGCGTAGAACGCGGCTAACATCAGGATATTTATCCCGCAGGGAGTTGGACGGTACTGGTATGACCAACGACGACGCTGCGGGGAACGTCGTGTTCGTGGTCATGGACACGGTTCGCAAGAGCCATCTCTCAGTCTATGGCTACGACCGACCGACGACGCCGGGCTTGGAGCGGTTCGCCGACGAGGCGGCCGTCTTCGAGCAGGCGGTCGCCCCCGCTCCGTGGACCCTCCCGGTCCACGCCTCGCTGTTCACGGGGATGTACCCGAGCGAACACGGTGCGAGCCAAGAGAATCCGTACCTCGAAGGTGCGACGACGCTCGCCGAGACACTCTCGGGTGCGGGTTACGAGACGGCCTGCTACTCCTCGAACGCGTGGATTACGCCCTACACGCACCTCACCGACGGCTTCGACAGTCAGGACAACTTCTTCGAGGTGATGCCCGGGGACTTCCTGTCGGGACCGCTGGCGAAGGCTTGGAAGGCGATGAACGACAACGACTCGCTCAGGAAGGTGGCCGACTACCTCGTCAGCGTCGGCAACAAGATTCACGAGTACACCGCCTCCGGGGAGGGTGCCGACTCGAAGACGCCGCAGGTCATCGACCGGACGATGGAGTTCATCGACGACGCGGACGACGATTACTTCGCGTTCATCAACTTGATGGACGCCCACCTGCCGTACCACCCGCCCGAAGAGTACAAGGAGGAGTTCGCGCCCGGCGTCGATTCCAGCGAGGTCTGCCAGAACTCCAAGGAGTACAACTGCGGTGCCCGCGACATCTCCGACGACGAGTGGGAGGCCATCGAGGGTCTCTACGACGCCGAAATTCGACACATCGACGCCGAACTCCAGCGCCTGTTTTCGTGGATGCGGGAGAACGACGAGTGGGAGGACACGATGGTCGTCGTCTGCGCCGACCACGGCGAACTCCACGGCGAACACGACCTCTACGGCCACGAGTTCTGCATCTACGACCCTCTCGTCAACGTGCCGCTGCTGGTCAAGCACCCCGAGATGGACCCCGGCACTCGCGAGGACCAGCAGGTCGAACTCGTGGACCTCTACCACACCGTGCTGGACCACACCGGCGTCGAGGCCGAACGCTCGACGGTTCCGCTCGACCGGACGCGGTCGCTCCTCGACGCCGATTACCGCGACTTTGCTGAAGGCGACTACGCCTTCGTGGAGTACTACCGGCCGGTCGTAGAACTGAAGCAGTTAGAGCAGAAGGCCAGCGACGCCGGCATCGAGTTGGACCGCGACTCCCGGTTCTACTCCCGGATGCGGGCCGCGCGCCGCCCCGACGCCAAGTACATCCGGAACGAGCGCATCGCCGACGAGTTCTACCACCTCGACGAGGACCCGGAGGAGTCGGACGACGCCTACGGCGAGGGCAGCGACGAGGAGGGCGAACTCGAAGGCGCGCTCTCGGAGTTCGAGCAGAGCGTGGGCGGCGAGTGGAAGGAAGTCGAGGACGACGACGTGCTGGACGACATGAGCGACGACGCTAAGGACCGGCTACAGGACCTCGGATACATCGACTGATATCGACCGACGGGGTCGTCCGGCGCGACGCGACTCGAATCGAGAAGACTGAACGGTCGTCTCCCTTTCTACACCGAATCGATGCCGACCACGCTAACGACCGTGCCGCCAATCGCGATGGGTACCCAGTAGACAGCGCCGCGGAAGATTATCACGGCGGCGAAGGCGGTCTCCCAGCCGACCGCGGCACCGGGGAGGCTGGACAGCAGACCGACGAGTACCGCTTCGATGCCGCCCGCGCCGCCGGGGAGCGGCGTGACCCCCGCGATAGCGCCCACCGGTACGACGAACAGGAGGACGGAGAACGGAATCGGCGAGCCGATGGCCAAGAACGCCAGCCAGAGCGCGACCATCTGGCACACCCATCCCACCGTCGAGGCGGTGAGCGCGAGCGTCAGTCCGCGCCGGTTCGTCGCCACGCGCTCTATCGAGTCGAAGAACTCGCCGACGCGAGATTCGAGGGTGTCCCGTTTGAGCGACACGTCCACGGGAGCGACTCGGGTGACGAATCGAAGTATCGGCGCGAGCACTCGCGCGATAACGCGCTGCAGCGCCTGCCGGTTCCGCCAGCCGAAGAACCCGACGAAGGGGACGGCCACCGAGAGGACGACGATGGCCGCCGTGGCGAGTCGGAGGCGGCGACCGAACGAGGTCTGGGTCGCGTAGAACCCGGCACCGCCCAGCGCGAGGACGATTGACGGGACGAAGTTGAGCGAGTCCACGCTCGCGATGGCCGCCAGTCCGCGCTCGTACTCCGTGTCCGCCACCTTCGAGATGAGCAGTGCGGTGACGGGTTCACCGCCCGCCTGCCCGAACGGCGTGATGTTGTTCGAGAACATCGCCCCGTTCAGGATGAAGAACGACTTGAGGAACGACACGTCGACGCCGAGTACGTCGAGGACCGTCCGGAGACCGAACCCCCACGCCGCCAGCCAACCGAGCGTGACCACCACGAGGAGCGCGACCATCTCGCCGTCGGCCCGCCGGAGTTCTCGGACGAGTCCCTCGACGCCGACGAAGTACGAGAGCAGACCCAGAATCGCGAACGTACCGAGAAACCCGAGAATGGTAGTTCGCAACTGCGCGTCGTTCATGGGCTACGCTTGCTTTCTGCATTAATCAGTATGTCGGAATCTCCACCCGTATCGGACGGAGAAAGGGGAACTTAGAGAGAGTTGCGACGTGCGTAGTCGTCCGTACGGCCGCGTTTCAAACGGTTAGCTATCGGAGTAACGGACGACCCGTTCACTCTTTCGGGTGCTCCACGGGTCCGTTCTCCCACGCCCGAAGCAGGTTCGTCAGCGTCCGGTTGACCGGGACCGTTCGGTCGGTCTCGCGCGCGCGGGCGAGAACGTATTCGTTGATGGCCCCGACTTCGGTCCGCCTGCCAGCCAACACGTCTTGGTACATCGAGGACGTGTTTTGGGCGGTGGTCTCGGCGACGCGCTCGACGGCGTTGACGGCTTCGTCGTCGCCCAGTTCGACGCCCTGTTCGCGTGCGACGCGAGCCGTCTCGCGGGCCGCGTCCGCGGCGACGTCGCGGGCCGGACCGTCGAGGAGCGCACCGTTCTCCACGCGGGCCAGCGCGGTCGTGGCGTTGATGCCCGCGTTGACCGCCAACTTCTCCCAGAGGCGGCGAGGCATGTCGTCGGCGACGGTGGTCTCGATTCCCGCGGTACCGAAGGCCCGACCCACCGCGTCGGCTATCTCGGCGGTGCCGCCCGTGCGCGGGCCGAGGACGACTTCGCCGCGGCCGGTACACTCGACTTCGCCCGGTTCGCGGAGGACCGCGCCGTAGGTCGCGGTTCCGGCGAGGACCGGGCAGTCGAGCGACTCGGCGAGCGTCTCCTCGTTGCCCATCCCGTTCTGGAGTGAGAGCGCGGCGTCGAACTCGCCGGTCGCGAGGGTCTCTCCCGCCGCCTCGGTGTCGAAGGCCTTGACGGTCACCACCGCGAGGTCCGCCGCGAGACCGGTCCCGTCGGTGGTCGCGCCGGGGCGAACCGCGAAGTCGAACCGGCCCCCCACGCGGAGACCGGACTCGCGCACCGCCGCGACGTGGGGGTCGCGTCCGACGAGCGTGACCGCGTGTTCGCGGGCGAGCAGGCCCCCGACGAGGCTTCCGAGGCTTCCCGCGCCGAACACGACGATTTCCATGTCTCCTCGTCGGGGTCGCGGGTAGAAAAATCGGTGTGTCTCGGAGTCGGTCCGGTTCTCGCGACCGGGTAGTTCGTCTCAGTCCTCGGTCCAGTACATCAGCGCTTCCTTCGGTTCGCCGCAGTTCGGACACTCGTCCGGAATCCCGTCGTCTATCTCGCCCATCTCGCCGCACTCGGTACACCGCCACATCAGTTCGCCCTCGCCGTACTCGTGACCCGCGCGAGAGTGTTCGACGCTCAGACTCTCGACGCCCTCTCGCGTGGTGACGAAGAACCCGCCGCGCTCGAAGCCGCGAATCTGGCCGATTTCGTTGCCGTCGTCGTCGTAGACGCTCTGGCCCAAGTCGAGTTGCATGATGGTCTCGGATGCCTGCTCGTCCCCGTCGTCCTCTAGTGGTTGCTCACCGTGGCCACTCATACGGTGAGGTACGGCGTAGGTACTGATAAAACTCGTCGCCGATTCACGTAAGCGGAAAGAAGTTGTCGATAACTACGGTAGGTTCACAAAACTACAAAATTTGGATATTACTCCGACGGTTTCGCGGAAACCGTTTCGATGTCGGCGTTCCAATCGATGACTGCGTTTGCTTCAGTCGGTTGGATTCCCCGGTTTGGAACGCGGACGAGGATGAGGTGGAGGGGAGACACGTTGAGTCCACCATTAGTTTCGAGTTCTTCGAATCGGAGCTGGAGCGATTGAGTCCCGACACCGCTAACTGACTGGAGAATCAACCGGAAGGATTGCCCGGAGACCCGAGCTTCCAATCCAATAACACTTTCTGAGCCAAAGTCTGTCTCATCAAGGAATGTACGCATCTCTTTAGAGGCTACTGACTCGTCCACGTATTTCCTCCAGTCGTCCGTCGTGAACAGTCGAAGTATCGGTTCAGTTCCACTGCCCAACATACTGTGGTCGAGGTCGCGCTGTCTTGCCACGTCATAGGACGTTCTATTTAGTGCTGGTCCCGTAGTCACGGTCTCAGAGTATGACGTAGTGGTCGGTCGCTCCCTAGTCGTTCCCGAGGAGGTCGTGTTACTGTCCTCGTTCATCGTTGTCGCGTCGGTCGGTGTTCTCGATGTTCGTGTCGATTCTGAGGCGGTGAGGCACCCCGAAAGACCGCAAACCGAAAGTATCGCCGAGAGGAGCTGGCGTCGGTTTCTAATCACAGGTCAGGGACATGAAGGACGTTACCAAGCTTTGAGGCGCTACTCGGGCAAACTACTTTGTCGCTCATATTGTTGTACTTCGAGAGATGCCTCTCGTAGCTAATACTTCCGTGTTCAGCGTAATGGAGGGAAGAACCAGCGGCGACAACTGGGGCCGCAAACGAAGTACCGGATTTTGCAGTTCCATCGTCGGTTTTGAAGTTGTAACAACTGTAGACGTTCGGTTGGAAGCCAGACGTACCTAAAGCATCGTAACACCAAGAGCAGTACTCGTAGTTGCTATCGGTATCGTCGTAAAGAACAGTTGCATAATTAGATTCATTCGCTCGGTTGTAGCCACCTGAACAACTCCCGCTGTACCCACCGACACCGATAGTGTAGTAGGAAGTAGCAGGATGACAGACCTCGCTTTCCATACTATCGTTTCCAGTTGCACAGGCGACAGCGTATCCAGCACTCGCGTAGGATTGCAATTCCTCGCAAAGGGTACTTGTGCAGTAACCGACGTCGTTAGTCGTCTCGACCGACATACTACTTACCGGGATATCATTCGTCAGAGCGTACTCAATTGCTTGACGAGCGGCACTAGCATTCGCGTTACCCGTGTCTGGATTGTAAACTTCTAGCGGGACGATGAAATTAGAATGCGGGTCTTTCTCTTTCAGCATGTAAGCGACCGTGTCCGCACAGTCTGTTCCGTGTGAATGGCCGCTTTTCCAATCACTGCCAATGAAATCTTTGGCTTTGTCAGTATCGATACCGTTCCATTCAACGTTAGCGTCTCCGATAGATTTTGCCCAGTTTTTCCCCCAATCTGTGTCCCCACTATACCCGGTACCAATGATTCCAACTTGATTGATGGTCGAGATAGTGTAGTTTACTGACTCGAAATCACTATGGCTAGCGGTCTTTAAATCATCCGCAGAAGGCGTCGAGCCACTAGCACTCACGTTCGAGTTTGCGCTATCTGGTAACTGGAGTTCGGGGTCAAAACCGATTTCGAGCACGAAATCGAGGGCCGCGATTTTCTCAAGGTCGTCGATAGCTACGTCTGAAAGCCCGACCTTTGTAGAAATTACCTCCGGAATAAATTCAATATCTCCAAAAGCTTTGAGGCGTTCAATCTCTTGTTCCCTCGGTTGCCATCCGTGTAGCGGACGACCGTACTGACCACGTGAAACTATTTCAGAACGCTCACCACACGTACTTACTGTAATGTCGATTGTTCCGGTTGAGGACGAACGGAGTTGGCGTTTTAAATCTGCTGTAAAGATGTGATTGCCGTCGCCAGTGCTTTCGTAGGCCTTGAGACGTTTCCGAAGCGTTCGAAGCTCGGAAACGTGTTTGAGGTAGACGCTACTCCTGACAGAAGTACCTTGCTGGCCGTATTTGTTATACGGTTGTGGAGTTTGCTTTTCCCTGATGCGCTCCGATGCAGTACCAACTCCGGCGAAACTCAGCGATGTGAAGGCTCCAATTCCCTTGATGTACTGACGCCGACTTGCGTTACTGCTATTATCGTTACCAGACATGCACTCGAATCAATTCACGTTTGGTTGAAATAATTTTCTTCTGGTTAGATATATTATTGTTTTGGATATGGTATTGGCCTAATTCTATCGTCGATTAATCGAGAGAAACAGTAGTAGAAACTACGTACGAGAGCAGCGCTACATGAAGTCGGCGATGCTGCCCTGCTTGTTCTTGTCGTTCTCGAAGATGCTCTCCAGTTTCGTGTCCAGCAGTTCGAGTCGCTGCTTGGTGTACTCCCGGCAGTCGTACGTCTCGGCCACCTGAATCGCGGTCTCCATGTACTTGTTCACCGACCCCTCGTGGACGGTGAGGTTGACCTTCCCGCCGCACTTGCGGCAGTCGCCCGTGAGCGGCATTCGGCGGTACTTCTCGCCGCAGTCGAGACACCGGGTCTCCTGTCGAGAGAACGCCCGGAGGTTGCCGATGAGGTCGGGAAGGAAGTGGTACTCGATGACGCGCTCGGCCACGTCGGTCTCGTCCACCGACCGGAGCTTTCGGGCCAGTTCCAACTGCGCGTTCATCTTGTCCATCATCGACCCGAGCGTCTTGTACGCCGAGAGGTCCGGCCCGAGCGCGATGTCTGAGGTGTCGTGGCTGTGGTGGAAGTCGGTGTACTCGCGGTCGGTGCCCAGATTCTCCTCGGCGATGGTCATCACGTCCTCGACCTCGCCGGGGTCGGCCATCTCGCGGGTCGCCTCGTAGAACTCGCGGGGGTACTCCCGCACGATGTCCATGTTGTGGGCCTCGTCGTCGATTTCGGAGGGGTCGATGCGCGAGGACATCACGAGGGGCGCGTCCATCTGGCCCCCACGCTTGTCGGGTAAAAATTCTTTACTGAAGTTAAGAAGCCCGTCCATGAGAAGCATAACACAGTCCTCGTCACCGTCACAATTCCGTCGTTTCGCGGCGTGGAAGTACGGATGTGCGTATCCGACGGCCGCGGACGTGAAGCCGACGATGCGGCCCACGACCGCCGCGGAGGTGTGGGGTGCCATCCCGAAGACGAGTTCGCCGACGAGTTCGTCCCGTTCGTCCATCTCGTAGAACGGGTCGAGACCGTAGTACTGTTCCAGCAGGTCGTCCACGAAGTCGGCGGTCTTGAGCAGGTGTTCGGCCGCGCCGTCCGAGAGGACGATGTCCTGCACCTTCAGTTCGACCAGTTGGTCGTCGTGGCGGAGCGGGTCGCCGTAGATGTCCTCCTCGTAGCCCAGCGACCGGAAGTGGTCGGCCGACACGTCGAGTTCCGAGGGCCGCACGCTCGTCACGGGGAGGTCGGTCATGTCGTAGCGGACCGTCCCGTCCTTGAACGCCGAGACGCCGTGCTTCGCCCTGAGGATGCCCTTCTCGATGGGTTCGGGCGTCTTGTACGACGACGACAGCCCTTTGACGCCTTTGAGCGTGTCGAAGGCGTTCTCGCGCTCGCCCACAGATTCGAGCGCCGACCGGAACTCGTCGTTGATGTCGATGGTTCGGCGCTCGACCGGCGTGGCTTCCACCTCGCAGCGGTCACAGACCGCGCGTCCGGACTCGTCGAGTTCGACCACCGACCCGCAGGAGGGGCACTCGAAGTGCGCGAAGGTGTTGCCCCCGCACTCCGGACACTTGGCCTTGAACGTGTGCTCGCCGCAGTCCTCGCACTCCCGGCGGCCGACCTGCGCCTCTACCAGACCGGGCGTACTCTCCATGTCCGGCGCGTGCTTGGCGGCGGCGGCCACGTCGCGCTGACTGCCGCCCGCCTCGCCGATGGGGAACAGCGTGTGGACCGCGGGCGAGAGTTCCCGACTCTCGGACTTCTCCGGGCGACCCATCCGGTTGCCGACGCGCGTGGGCGCGCGCTCTCGAACTTCGAAGGGCGCGACCTCGTTGACCGCCCGAACAGCGTTGTCGCCGTCCTCGTCCTCGCCCCAGTTCCGGGCCTCCGGCGAGAGGTCGTCCCACGTCTTTTCGAGACCGTCGTCGATTCCGAGCGACCGGGCGAGCGGTCGCCACTCGGGGATTCGGATGGTCTCCTCGTCTTGCTCGTGGGGAACGAGGATGCATTCGAGCGCGGTGCGAACCGCTTCCTCGGTGAACTCGATGACCAAGTCGCCGTCGCCGCCTTCACCGTCCACGATGTCTCCCGCCGCGACCGTCTCGGCGAGGGCCTCGAACTGCTCGACGGTGGCGTCGTGCCAGAGGTACGTGTACTTCGGATGGAGCGGACAGTCGTACTCGGTCGCCCACTCCAGCGCCTCGTCGGGACTCGGGGCCGAGAGGTCGACGCTGGGCGAGTCGCGCAGCGCCTGCACGTCCGCACCGGCGGCTTCGAAGTCCTGCACCCACCACTCGAAGGTGTAGGAGGCGGGCGCGAGGGGATGGTTGTTCTCCACGAACTCGCCGTAGTTGACCAGATACTCACCGAGGTCCAGAATCTTCTCGACGCCGTTCCGGAGTTCCAGCGCCTCGTCTGGGTCGTCGATGCGTCGCACGTCGCCGTTCGCGAGGCGGACGGTCGGCCCTTCGATGGAGTCCACGGGGACCACGCCCGCGGCCTTGCCCGGACGCTCGGTCTTTATCTGGGTCCCGGTTGCGAGGAAGTCGTCCACGAGGTGCATCGTCGCGGGGTGGACGCCCGCCGTGGCGAAGCCGTGATTCCGCGCCCGACCGTAGCGCAGGCGGAAACCCCCGGACTCGCTGGGGTGCCCGAAGACGGGGCGGCCGGCGATGAGGTCCCGGAGGAACTTCTTGGCGGGTTCGACTCGCGGCGGGCCGTCGACACCTTCGACCGCCTCGTCGGAGTCCTCCTCGGCCGCGGCGTCTTCCGCTTCGGCGGCCTCGTCTTCGTCGTCTTCCCCGTCGGCGTCGTCCTCGCCGATGGTTCCGTCGATGAGGTCCTGTAGCCACGGCCAGTCGATTTCGTCCAGATTGCGGGTATACCGCTGAATCTTGGGGGCTTTGAGCGCGATACCCTCCGCGAGGACGAGACACATGCCGCCGCGGGCGTTGTTGGTATCGACCCGTTCGAGGTCCCGGAAGCCCGAGACCTCCTCGTCGCCGGTCGATTCCCCGTCGAGCATGATGGGGATGTGTTCGGCGATGAACTTCGTCTCCTTGTCCTTGGGCGAGTACTGGAGTCCGGTCTCCTTGTCGTAGAGGGTTATCTCCTCGGCGTAGCGCTCGACCTCCTCGTCGCGGGCCTCGTACTCGGCCATCCCGACGAGCGCCCGGGTGTAGTCGGCCACGAGGACCGAGAGGGCCTGCGCGGTCCCACCGGCCGACCGAATCGGTCCGGCGTAGTAGACGTTGACGAACTCGGTGCCGTCGTCGTTCTCCAGCACCTCGACGCGGTCGATGCCCTCGATAGGGGCGGCGACCACGCCCTCGGTGAGGAGGGCGACTGCGGTCCGAACTGCACCTTCGACCTTCCCGGCCTTGCTCTCGTAGTCGCCGACTCGCCCCTCCGCGAAGTCCTCGGCGAGTTCGAGGGCGGCCTCCTCGCGGGACATCTCGCCTTCCAGTTCACGGACGCGTTCGGCCACGCCGTCGATACCGAGGATGTTCTCGACCCTGTCGGCCATGTCCTTCGCGACCGGAATCTCGACTTCGGGCTTGGGGTCGCCGCTGTTCTCGCGGGCGTCGCGGGCCACCTCGAAGGCGTCGTCTAAGTCGTCTTCGAGGTCCTCGAAGTAGTCCTCGTCCTCCTCGCGCATCTATAGCCAGAGGTCGAGGTCGGTGGGTTCGTCGCGTTCGCGCTCCAACTCGTCCTCGAAGGTCCGCATGTAGAGTTCGCCGGCGAAGACGGTGGCCGAGTCGAGATGGCCCGCGAGCGTCTGGCCGCTCTTTCGCGAGAGGACGGCGTGGGTGTGAGCGAATCGGTCGCCGTCCAACCACGAGACGTTACCGACGCAGGAGGCGACTTCGAGCGGTTCGTCGAACGTCACCTCTCGGTACTGGAGTTCCGACTGGTCGTAGTACCAGATGGTGGCGTCCTGCACCGCTCCCATCGCGACGAACCACGCCGCGTCCACGCCTTCGTCGGCGGCGAGAGACTCTATCTCCTCGCGCCAGTCCTCGCCGTGGCCGAGTCTCGCTACGAACTCGCGGTCCCCTGAGACCTCCCGGTAGTTCATGTTCCGTGGAACGTGGACCGTCGGGAAAAAGGTTCAGTATTAGC
Proteins encoded:
- a CDS encoding NifU family protein, whose translation is MSTETQDEGDDLEERVSNFLRRNFPQIQMHGGSAAIQNIDRETGEVHIQLGGACSGCGISPMTIQAIKSRMVKEIPEIEQVHADTGMDGGGGMGGSGGMSPSFPGETTDDGEDSDEGPQAPF
- a CDS encoding DNA polymerase II large subunit, giving the protein MREEDEDYFEDLEDDLDDAFEVARDARENSGDPKPEVEIPVAKDMADRVENILGIDGVAERVRELEGEMSREEAALELAEDFAEGRVGDYESKAGKVEGAVRTAVALLTEGVVAAPIEGIDRVEVLENDDGTEFVNVYYAGPIRSAGGTAQALSVLVADYTRALVGMAEYEARDEEVERYAEEITLYDKETGLQYSPKDKETKFIAEHIPIMLDGESTGDEEVSGFRDLERVDTNNARGGMCLVLAEGIALKAPKIQRYTRNLDEIDWPWLQDLIDGTIGEDDADGEDDEDEAAEAEDAAAEEDSDEAVEGVDGPPRVEPAKKFLRDLIAGRPVFGHPSESGGFRLRYGRARNHGFATAGVHPATMHLVDDFLATGTQIKTERPGKAAGVVPVDSIEGPTVRLANGDVRRIDDPDEALELRNGVEKILDLGEYLVNYGEFVENNHPLAPASYTFEWWVQDFEAAGADVQALRDSPSVDLSAPSPDEALEWATEYDCPLHPKYTYLWHDATVEQFEALAETVAAGDIVDGEGGDGDLVIEFTEEAVRTALECILVPHEQDEETIRIPEWRPLARSLGIDDGLEKTWDDLSPEARNWGEDEDGDNAVRAVNEVAPFEVRERAPTRVGNRMGRPEKSESRELSPAVHTLFPIGEAGGSQRDVAAAAKHAPDMESTPGLVEAQVGRRECEDCGEHTFKAKCPECGGNTFAHFECPSCGSVVELDESGRAVCDRCEVEATPVERRTIDINDEFRSALESVGERENAFDTLKGVKGLSSSYKTPEPIEKGILRAKHGVSAFKDGTVRYDMTDLPVTSVRPSELDVSADHFRSLGYEEDIYGDPLRHDDQLVELKVQDIVLSDGAAEHLLKTADFVDDLLEQYYGLDPFYEMDERDELVGELVFGMAPHTSAAVVGRIVGFTSAAVGYAHPYFHAAKRRNCDGDEDCVMLLMDGLLNFSKEFLPDKRGGQMDAPLVMSSRIDPSEIDDEAHNMDIVREYPREFYEATREMADPGEVEDVMTIAEENLGTDREYTDFHHSHDTSDIALGPDLSAYKTLGSMMDKMNAQLELARKLRSVDETDVAERVIEYHFLPDLIGNLRAFSRQETRCLDCGEKYRRMPLTGDCRKCGGKVNLTVHEGSVNKYMETAIQVAETYDCREYTKQRLELLDTKLESIFENDKNKQGSIADFM
- a CDS encoding PPC domain-containing DNA-binding protein; protein product: MNYREVSGDREFVARLGHGEDWREEIESLAADEGVDAAWFVAMGAVQDATIWYYDQSELQYREVTFDEPLEVASCVGNVSWLDGDRFAHTHAVLSRKSGQTLAGHLDSATVFAGELYMRTFEDELERERDEPTDLDLWL
- a CDS encoding sulfatase is translated as MTNDDAAGNVVFVVMDTVRKSHLSVYGYDRPTTPGLERFADEAAVFEQAVAPAPWTLPVHASLFTGMYPSEHGASQENPYLEGATTLAETLSGAGYETACYSSNAWITPYTHLTDGFDSQDNFFEVMPGDFLSGPLAKAWKAMNDNDSLRKVADYLVSVGNKIHEYTASGEGADSKTPQVIDRTMEFIDDADDDYFAFINLMDAHLPYHPPEEYKEEFAPGVDSSEVCQNSKEYNCGARDISDDEWEAIEGLYDAEIRHIDAELQRLFSWMRENDEWEDTMVVVCADHGELHGEHDLYGHEFCIYDPLVNVPLLVKHPEMDPGTREDQQVELVDLYHTVLDHTGVEAERSTVPLDRTRSLLDADYRDFAEGDYAFVEYYRPVVELKQLEQKASDAGIELDRDSRFYSRMRAARRPDAKYIRNERIADEFYHLDEDPEESDDAYGEGSDEEGELEGALSEFEQSVGGEWKEVEDDDVLDDMSDDAKDRLQDLGYID
- a CDS encoding ketopantoate reductase family protein, with the protein product MEIVVFGAGSLGSLVGGLLAREHAVTLVGRDPHVAAVRESGLRVGGRFDFAVRPGATTDGTGLAADLAVVTVKAFDTEAAGETLATGEFDAALSLQNGMGNEETLAESLDCPVLAGTATYGAVLREPGEVECTGRGEVVLGPRTGGTAEIADAVGRAFGTAGIETTVADDMPRRLWEKLAVNAGINATTALARVENGALLDGPARDVAADAARETARVAREQGVELGDDEAVNAVERVAETTAQNTSSMYQDVLAGRRTEVGAINEYVLARARETDRTVPVNRTLTNLLRAWENGPVEHPKE
- a CDS encoding S8 family serine peptidase, which gives rise to MSGNDNSSNASRRQYIKGIGAFTSLSFAGVGTASERIREKQTPQPYNKYGQQGTSVRSSVYLKHVSELRTLRKRLKAYESTGDGNHIFTADLKRQLRSSSTGTIDITVSTCGERSEIVSRGQYGRPLHGWQPREQEIERLKAFGDIEFIPEVISTKVGLSDVAIDDLEKIAALDFVLEIGFDPELQLPDSANSNVSASGSTPSADDLKTASHSDFESVNYTISTINQVGIIGTGYSGDTDWGKNWAKSIGDANVEWNGIDTDKAKDFIGSDWKSGHSHGTDCADTVAYMLKEKDPHSNFIVPLEVYNPDTGNANASAARQAIEYALTNDIPVSSMSVETTNDVGYCTSTLCEELQSYASAGYAVACATGNDSMESEVCHPATSYYTIGVGGYSGSCSGGYNRANESNYATVLYDDTDSNYEYCSWCYDALGTSGFQPNVYSCYNFKTDDGTAKSGTSFAAPVVAAGSSLHYAEHGSISYERHLSKYNNMSDKVVCPSSASKLGNVLHVPDL
- a CDS encoding flippase-like domain-containing protein, which codes for MNDAQLRTTILGFLGTFAILGLLSYFVGVEGLVRELRRADGEMVALLVVVTLGWLAAWGFGLRTVLDVLGVDVSFLKSFFILNGAMFSNNITPFGQAGGEPVTALLISKVADTEYERGLAAIASVDSLNFVPSIVLALGGAGFYATQTSFGRRLRLATAAIVVLSVAVPFVGFFGWRNRQALQRVIARVLAPILRFVTRVAPVDVSLKRDTLESRVGEFFDSIERVATNRRGLTLALTASTVGWVCQMVALWLAFLAIGSPIPFSVLLFVVPVGAIAGVTPLPGGAGGIEAVLVGLLSSLPGAAVGWETAFAAVIIFRGAVYWVPIAIGGTVVSVVGIDSV